ACAAAGTGtaaaaagtgaataaatgtaAGATTTCCTATTTATGCCTTACTGATGCAAATTTAAATGGATTTGAAACAAATATTAAGgcttattcattttaaaactgtatttaggACTCTGATTTaagttgacatttttattttgcaggaAGTGCAAGAATataagttcctttttaaaaagtaattctaCTTGCAATAAAGTTACGTTTTTCAAGAAACCATTCATGTTTTAGAAAGTGAAACCTAACTCACCCTATTGAAACAAAGGCAGGAGAGGGAAATTCCGTACCTCAGAAGCcacaataaatataaacaatatcTTCGATTCTGCAACATGGGACTTCCCCAAGCAACAGACTGCAGGTTTTGCCGAGTCAACTGTAATGTCATCCAATCAGAGTTAGAGAGGGAAAGTGCCTTTGCAAATAAATACTGCATCTGAGATCGATGTTTTCTGAGACACTCCTCAACTGTTCAGGCAGTCTGAGCCTACGGCAGAAGTACCTTCAGTTGCAGCACCATGAACAAAAgtggttttcttattttctgcctTATCCTTCTGACTCTGAGTCAAGGTAAGGAACATCAAGGGATACTTAATTTATAAGAACAGAAATAGGACTAGGGTATAGATTTTATAAGTACAGAAATAATGTATTTGCAAAAGTTTTACAGTCTGCCTAAAAATGAAGGGTAAATGGACAGAGATTGCTTCTGATCAGAGCTTACCATCAGAGAAGCAAGTGGAAtaaaagagaggaggaggaaggtgggagtggaaaagaaagagggatatacagagaaaatatgagggaaggaagagaaagaggaagagacaggTATTTCCTTAGTTAACTTAAGTGTAATTAACTATATGACTGGGGCTCAATGCATCTTGCAATCAATGAGttacaatttcattctttcaggGAATCAACTAATTAAATCAAACAGAACTGTATGATCACAGATTGACTATGTGATTACACATGGAGGCAGAGGTTCTGCTAAGTACTACCCAATCCACATTAAGTGCCTAAAATGAAAACTGTGCTCATGTCCTCTGCtatatctgtttcttttcctgCAGGCATACCTCTCTCTAGGAATACACGCTGTACCTGCATCAACATCAGTAATGGATCTGTTAATCCAAGGTCCTTAGAAAAACTTGAAGTGATTCCTGCAAGTCAATCCTGCCCACGTGTCGAGATTATGTGAGTAAAATCTAATGATCATCTCCCTGGCTGTAATCAAACATTAAATATGTGATGATGATTCCAAAAATCAGTAAAGGGTTTATGATGATCCTAAGACTTCCACAGAGCAAAGAGAAACATCAAAAGTGAAACCTAAATGCCTGACTTTAAAACTATATATTCCATCTGTTTTATTGGCCCaacattgttttaaatattttcactcttttttactCCTACAGTGccacaatgaaaaagaatggggagaaaagatgtctgaatccagaATCAAAGACCATCAAGAATTTACTGAAAGCAATTAACAAACAAAGGTAAGTTTGCTATTGCTTTCAGAAGAACTGCTTTTTAAGAAATGTCGATCTTGCAAAGTTAGAAATATTTGCATTGGGCTTTCCGGTGGAATTCTTGGCTTAAAATGGTGTTACCACCATGCTTCCACTACCTCCATCTGCTTCTATACTTCAGGTGTCATCTTCTGTGGTATCAAAAGTTACCCTAATTACCTGTCTGGAAGTGTCATTAGTCCACTTCAACCTTGAAGCAGAGCTATAACAATGCAAGCAAAAATGCCAAATTTCCCATAAGCTTTTcctggccttaaaaaaaaagcatcctgTGTAACCCACAATGATTGTGTAGGAGCAGGAAAGCTCACCACACTTCATCTAAGGACTTAGGATTACCTATGAACTCACTATGTTCCTAGCAGAATTAAGACTGGACTCAAGAGTCTCTTAcaccctctttctcttcttacaGGACTAAAAGATCTCCTCGAACACAGAAAGAGGCATAATTACTGCACTACTGATAAGGATGGGCCAGAGAGAAGCTACCTCTACAATTGTTTCCCTATGTACAGTATATGTCAGGCCCTAATTGTCCGCAGACTTCAGTTCTCCTAAAAGGTGACCAAGCCAGTCATCAAATCAGCTGCTACTACTCCTGCAGGGGAGAGGGTGGCTCATCACCCTGAGCTGTTCAGTGGTAACTCTGCCCTGGCACTACAACTGTAAGCTACACCGAGGCGCTACGTTCTCAGTCAATGTGCTAAGTCCAAGCCTTGCTACTGACAGTTTCCTCCCCTTTTCAATCTTTCTAGGTTATTAAGGGATCTTTCCAGCTCTGGGTTTATTAGAGACCTTAGGATCTCAAATAACTAAGAGATATTCAAAGCAATAATACAATCTGCTTTTTAACGAAAGATCTCTACTCCATGGGCTTCTACTGCCATCCCTCCAAGGGGCCCATATTCTTTCAGGTGTTATGTACATAGTTCCAAATATACAGAAGCAGCCAGAAATATCCAGAAATGTAGGTGAAAATAGCAGTATTTAGTCAAAAACTATACAAAGTGGAATTCTTAAAGGTGTATGTTTTTTATATGATTTTCAGTGTTCATGGAATAACTTGTATACAACTATTAACTTGTGTAGTTATTGCAatggaataaatttttaaatttagatacaTGTTCTGCATGCTATGTAAGACAAATATGCTAAATGCTttccaaaataaaagtaatgttCTCTCCTAGAAATATTAAGAAAGATTATTTAATTGTTTAGAGGccaaaaacataataaataattataactaaGATGAAGTGTCTGGTGGATCATTTGACTGGgacatttatttcataaaaagCATACGCTGGAGAATCCACAGCCAAAGAAGCAAGGGTGGGTGGAGGACAAATTAGTTTGAGGATTACCACATTCCTTCCAACTATAGTCTCTAAAGGCCCATCATACAGGATTCTTTCAGGGTTTATGTGGCAAAGCAGAGCTTGGCCTGAGCTTCAGATCCTTAAGAGTCAACTTTCTATGAGACATTTGCAACCCGATAACATCAAACTCCAAAATATCTTAAATTAATTCCTCTTCCCCCTGCACCCAGATCTATTTCTCCTCCTCTATTTTACAACCTAGATGAACAGCGGCATCATCCATTCAGCTCCCAAAACCAGAATTTTCTGAGTACTTCTACACTCCTTCTCCCTCACCTCCCATATCCAATCAGTCACTAAGAAGGTATCTGCAAAGCATTTAGTTGGCAAATTATTACTTTCTTAAAAGGAAAGTATAGACAACTAGctgaaaaacaggaaacaaatgaacagaattccagaaaagaaaCAAGCATAACCCcttaacatatgaaaagatgctcaatttcATTAGTAGTCAGGGACACATACATTCAAATCATTATGGTATACCATTTCATGCCACCAGATTAGACAAAAACATTATGTTGGATAATATCAAGTATCAGGAAGGTATCTAGAGTAATGAAATACCTCCActtttgatgaaagagaaaacagcTATGACTACCCTGAAAACCAGCTTGGTATTATTTCATACAATTTAACATGTGCACACTCTATGCTCTAGCAATTCAAGCACTTGTAGATACCACAGATAAATTCTTATATAGAATATACAGAGAGAATGTTAcagcaacactgtttacaatagtaaAACTCTGTATATAAAGCCACATGTTCATAAATAGAATGGATAAGTAAATAGAGTATTTtaattcaatggaatattatactgtgtgaaaataaatgaagtacaACTATACAcatcaacatggatgaatctcaaaaacaatcTTGCACAAAAGCAGCTTGCCACAGAAAAGTATATGCAGCATGGTTACATTTACTATATAAAGTTTTAGAACAGGGAAAGTAAACACTGACAAAGACTCTTGAACACACAAGTTTGAACTATGTGGATCCACTTAcatcaaaatttttttcaatacatACTATAGTACTACATGATTTGCATTGGTTAAATCCCCAGATGTGGAACCACATATACggaggtgctggtggtggtggtttagtcgctaagttgtgtctgactcttgcaaccccatgccaggctcctctgtccaagggattctccaggaaggaatactggagcgagctgccatttccttctccaacagacaTGAAGAGTCAACTATAAAGTTACACATAGATTTTTGACTTGGGGGAGAGAGGGTCTGTGCCCCAATTCCTATGTTGTGCAAGAGTCAGCTGAGATTCATAtatgatgaaaacaaaaacaaaggagcGATTTCCATAAAGTTCAGGAAGGTGATTATTTCAGGAGgtgagaaggaaatgaaaccagGGAATAGCACATAAGGGGCTTCTGCACAATAGTAAAGTTCTATGTTTTCACCTAAATAATGGATACATGAGAATTTGTTCTTTAATCTGTACctacacattttaattttcaaacacATGCtctattttacacttaaaaaggcaaaacaaactagcaaagaaaaaagaacttcagAATATTACCAACTCTGAGATGTCTTCACAAACATCAAGCAACTTCACAtagcaaaaatgacagaataagaGAGCTATCACTGGGGATGtgatgtacagcataatgactgtagttaataatgCTATATTACATATGTGAAAGTTATGCAAGAGAGTAAATtgtaaaagttctcatcacaaggaaaaaaactaGCCATGTGACAAAtgctaactagacttattgtgatgacatgatgatcatttcacaatatatacaaatactgaaCCATTAGGTTctaaacctgaaactaatagtATCAGTTCAGCATGTCAACTGTACCCcaatgaaggaaactgaagagaCAGATAAAAATCTAATGCAGAGAGAGAAAGCACAAACACTAACACCACATTTTATGGCCCTTACTATGAAAACCTTAAGGGGATCACAGCAAAATTGAAGTGGCAGAgttcctccttcctgccctctcattttctctttcttcctgaccCCATGAATTTATACAAAAGATCACCTATTTTATTCTCAACCAACTGCCAGCTACCTTTCAAGAGAGCTTTAAATTGTTCTCTGTTCAAAGGCAGggcattcatttaacaaacatttatccCTATTATACACCCAGGTTAAAAGAAATTACTACACTGTGAGTTTGTAATTTACTATTAATGACAGAAACAAACGTAAATAAATATGAACTAAAAAAACTCCAAATGtacaaagaaaatagagaaaatcaggGAAGCTTTTCCTGGGAAAGTGATGGCAATCTGAAATTTGAAAGACACGTATATATCTGATaggtagaaaaataaaagtgaattctAGTAAAGGAAAGAGCACGTACAAAAACACAGGTGTGAAACAGCATAGTGTATTCAGTCTGGAAGAATGAAAGTTTAAATGGATATTATGAGAAATGATTTTGAGAAGACAGACAGGAATTAGACCAGGAAAAATTCTTTCTATTCTAAGTATGCCATCATTATCATTACACATTTATAAACTATATACATATTATGAAACATACATGAAAAAATGTACAAGACTGCTAGACTATGTTGTAGTAACAAAGCtctcaaaatattaaagatgcaccacaataaagatttatttcttgctcacacCAAGTTCCATGCGGGTGGGCAGGGCCTCTACACTAACTCAAGAACAGTCTCCCTCCACCTCAGCTGAGGGTCGCCatgacaggaagagaagggtgaaGTGGCATCTTGGCTCTTAAATGCTATATAGTCTACACCGCCTCGTCCAGAACAAGGGACTGCTTTACTTAATTGCCATGAGGGATATAAATTTGGAAGGGAATGTGTACTTGCCTCTTACACAAATAgacaaaaaaatttaatgagattattaaaaattataagccAGAAAACAAGGTTCATGCAGAAATCTAGTTCAGGAAGAGAAATctatgaagatattttaaaaaataaaagtctctacTCTTAGGGAAGTTAAGAGGTGAAAAAGAACGTCTTTTCTAAGCAGAAAGCTGATGTAAGTAAAATTTGATGTACACAGTGAACAAAATGGACATATCTACTGTATTTCAGTCATGTTGTAAATCTGAGGGGGAGAACCTCTTTTTTTTGGCAGGGGGAGGGAATATATGGCCTACAACACCCAATATGTTGCAACCTGATTTAAGAACACTGGCTTcctataaagaaaggaaaatgggaaaGGGAAAAGTAATTttgtctcttaattttctttgtcAAACCATACTTAGTTAACTCATGTCCCATATCTAGACCTTGATAACTGAATAATACTGTTCTCCCTCCATTCAGAGACTGGCTGAGAACCTCAAAAAAGCAGTAAGAATACAATATCTAGTTAGTCATTAAAGCTTGTGTGGACCTctgttttttcaaataaaagagaAGTAGATATCTTCCATAAATGTTGCTAGGACAAAAAACTATCAAGGGCTAATTAAAATACTATTTctacattactttgctgacaaaagtctgtctagtcaaagctatggtttttccagtagtaatgtatggatgtgagagttggaccataaagaaagctgaacgctgaagaattgatgcttttgaactgtggtgttagagaagactcttgagagtcccatggactgcaagaagatcaaaccagtcaatcctaaaagaaatcactcctgaatattcattggaacgactgatgttgaagctccaataccatagtcacctgatgcaaagaactgactccttagaaaagaccttgatgctgggaaatatcgaaagcagaaggagaaggggacaacagaggatgagatggttggacggcatcactgactcaatggacatgagtttgagcaagctccgggagatggtggaggacagggaagcctggcgtgctgcagtccacggggtcacaaaaagtcaggcacaactgagtgactgaaaacatGATAagattatatatgattttttaaaattttattttccaagtttcctATAAGAACATttttactggtttttttttttttaattataatagaagggaaaaagttaAGCAATTTTCAAAGACACTGAATTTTAAGTGTCGGTCTTAAAGGATTAAGATTTATGCTCTCAGGGACCTTTATGAAACTAGCCATCTCTGAAAAAAGATCTGAACTGAGAACAGAGTCATACAGATACCAGAACTTCTTTCTCCATGCTAGACTAAAACTTAATGCCTCGTGTTAAAAATCACTGACCTATTAGTGAATGTATTTTGGATCACCATATAATAATGTATGGTGAACCAAATGTATTTGTATTCAGTCTCCTTGCTTAAGCTCTTGCCTGCTACAGGTTATTCACTATACAAGTCATtgcaatatttataaaacataaacataatTATATTTCTCCCCTGGTTTCATCCTTCCAATACCATTCCACCACACTTGACATGAAATCCAAAATTCATCATAGTCTGTAAGGCTCTGCATAACTCTCCTACCTCATCCCTACCCCTCTCCACCTCTACCTTTCTACTTTAGCCATACCAGCCTCCTATTACTTCTCAAATACAGCAAACATATTCCCATCACTTCCACAGCATTCCACAAGTATTccacaaggacactggagtgggttgccatgctctcctccagaggatcttcccaacccagggatcaaacccaggtctcctgcattacaggcagattctttaccactagtgccatttgggaagccccaaatagagGAGCATCCCTGGGTGGGACACTCTTAAACCTTAGGAAAAAGTAAACTTGGAAATTAAGAGAAGCTTACTAGTTGTGTTGAATCATCACAGGCACAGAAGGCATGACAACCTTCTCCCAATACAATATCCACTATGTGTACTGGCAAACTGTTTACTAAACTATGAGAGGCCCCTACTGGAAATAGAATTAAGGTTAGGTTTTAAGCAGGAGCTTCCatgactttcaaaaataaatgtgctttaaaactaaatttaatgCTGTAACAGCACCAAAAACTGTTAAGAGTAGGGGAAATCCATGCTCCTCACAGGGTTTCATTCTGAGAGACActtatttcaaaatcaaaaataACCTGTCTTATTCTCACTTGTGATAGAGACAAGCATGTTGTTTACATATTATGCAACATTTTCCCAGTTCATTCAAATTGAATTAGAGCCAGAATATGGCCATCTCATTTCCTAGGTTTAGATGCAAGAGACAAACTCCCATACTTTTACTTTAGTTACTACAGAATAGGAAAAGAGGACAAAAGGAGAAATTCAAAAAAGTTTAACATCAATTTCAACTTAAGGAGAGTTAAAGAGTCTGTCCAACTCCATCATTCCCAGAAGACTTTTACCTTGGTATGTGTGGTTTTCAAGGCTCAACAATCTCTTAAAATTATAAGCAAAACATACAAATGCACACATATAGGTAGCCTTTACCAGACTGTCAAAGAGCTCAACAACCTCCAAATGGCTAAAAACCATAAGTCTGTACTAATTCATTCAAGACCTTGAACAGACCATTTCAGTTTGCAGAACATTCACTTCAGGCCACTAAGACATCAATATACATACTTCAATCTGGGTAATCTTACATGCAAATGACTCTCGACATATTTGGCTAGTCTGGGGATTTAGAAACCTGAGCTGACTTCAAGATCTGGCCTTAAAGGAGATATTAATAGTCATTATTTCCAAGGTATTCATAGAATTTCAAGACTATCTCAACTATTTTATTAACCATAATACCAcctctttttaaaacttctagaaCCACTGAGGGCACAAACTTGCTCTGTCAGAAATTAAAGACATCCTTTAGATTACTATATGAGACTAAAGGGATTCCTGGCATATTCTCAACTCAAATTCAACTTAGTAAATATTAACTGTGCACCTACTATCTTCAAGATCCAATGAGGCAAACAAAGACAACATGATATCTGACCTTAAATTTTTTATACTCCAGTGAGAAAAAAGCACATATATAAACCAAATATCACCAGCAATCAAAGGTAGGAAACACTAATGTTTAGATAACTggtattgtaagtaatgctgacCAAAAAAGAAATCGATTGTGTTGGAAGTGATAAACATCTTAGATACAGTTAGTAGAAATACCCTGTGTTAAATTCAAAGGAACATGTAAGTATCACTAAAACACTACAGGGATACAAATTAACTTTCCTCAAGATAAAAGAATGCTTATATTCTTATAATCACATGAGATATAAAGAGATCAAAGTCATATTTTGACTAAACGGAATAAGGGTAAAATTGAGACTAAATCATGAATGTGCCATTCTAAATTGTGTAGGTAACTGGACTTCTCatcttgttaattttgttttatcaagaaaagcccacacagtaaCAAAGTCAACCATAAACAGAGGCAGAACAATATGTAGTCTagtttggtttttgtttagtcgctaagtcatgtcagactcattAGTGACTCCCCGGatagtagcctgtcaggctcctctgtccatggaattctggagtgggttgccaggcaagaatactggagcgggttgccatttccttcttcaggggatcttcctgactaagggatcaaacccacatctcctgaaatgacaggtggattctttaccactcagccacctgggaagcctagcgTAGCAGATCCACCTTAATAGTGGTACCTGGAAGGCGTCTGGGAAGCTTCTGTACAATGAACAAAGAAAGTCTTGttaaaagggaaactgaggcacacacattgatatttttcaaaagtttatttGAGGAAACATTAATTCAAATCAAGCAGTGCCAAACCAAAGCTGGTTAGAAACACTCCACTGACAGGAGCTAGGGCTGAGGTTTTTATAGAGAAGATGCAGAGCAAAGGAAGGGAATTATTTGATTGATTACAGCTTAAATAGCTGCCTTACTTGGGAAAGCCTAGTtgattggttttcattttttcagattcaAGTGCACTGACTCTGGTTTTAGTTTGCTTGTGTAGGCTACCAAGGCACTAAATCCACCTCTATCTAATGGCTTCCTTGTTTAATTACCTtaacaattcatttaaaaaaatctgattacAGTCATAAGGAATTATAGTAAGTATATATGTTACTGAATTTAGATCATGCAGATCAATTATACCTCCTGAtgactaacaggtacaaaaaaatgaaatgcatgtGGATCTACACTGTCTCACTCTGATACTCATTATCACTCAGAAGGAATACTAATGGGAGCAGGATAATACAGTCAACATAATAAATTCTAAACTAAGTTTAAGAGctacagaggaaaaggaaagacaaactAGGGCCGTGGTGTATTCAGGGAAGATTTGACAAAGAAAACGGAATTCTAAGTGAAATTCTTATTTGAGGAGTTTGCTGAAGTTCAGCCTGGCCAAGAAGCAAGAATCACAGCATTAGCACTGTAGACAGCCACCATTCATATACACACAAAGACCTCTGTAAATAGCTCACCGTACTTTGGGACTAAGTAAAACAATTATTTAGCTTGCAGGAAAAGAATGGATTgagatggaaaataaaatccCAAGTCAAAGACCATCACTTACTGACGCATCTCATCTGTGTTTTAGAACATAAAAACAGAACCTAACTAAATTGGAATTACACATTTTGGTAGAAACAGAATTATGAGTAACAACACGATGCATTCATTACATCTAATTAAATcactcaaaataaaaattcacctaacacaaaattgtgaagtaactatactccaattaaaaaattcacAATTAAAGTAACagatgaattttcacaaattaCACATCAGTAACCACAAAGCCTGACTAACAAATACCACAAAAACCAGAGGAGAAAGACAGACAAGATATATTCACAATGGCAGACACTATAACATTATTCGAAATGTTAGATCATAATTTTCAACTGGGAGCAGATACCAGGAGAAATATATCTGAATCTTGGAATGAGTAGCAAATATAGTTTGAAGCATCCAATTTTGTAATTTGGAAAACAGTAacattatttttgtaataaaaactacaaaaaaattaagtttatacAATCCTCTTGGCTTGCTGTAGGAATTCTCAGAAGATAGGATAAGAAAGTTTTCAGAGTAAGCCTTAGCATAAATGCCATATATTAACATTTGCTTGCTACGAACATAACAGGCATTTTTTGTTTCAAGAGaagtatatgttttattttaaaatcaagtttgaAATTTTGGGTACTATAGTACAAAACAAAAGGTGCTCTTAGTTCCCAAAAGCTAACTTTTGTCACATCTGCTACTTCCTCTATTTCAAGACTTCCAGATCCTCTTGATTCTGCAAGGTGTAAACcaagaacattttcaaaattataccATTTAGATTCCGACTTGAGGTACCAACAAGTGATGGATCTCAAAAGGGAATAATTTTAGGTTATGGGCACTAACATgcaaaagagataaaatattcACTTATTTCCCATATAAATTTAGTATATATTGCAAAGGATGCAATCTAATCtcattttgagaaaagaaatccaaaagtaATATCTGGAATTCAACTTTAATTCAGATCTCTAAGGTAACTTCCTGAAattcattttgaataaaatttaccCTAACATACATGAGCAGACTTTGGGTGTCATTCTATTTGTCTTGACCTACATTTATAAAGCCATGTCAGGTCACTGGTTGACCACAACACAAGTAAACAAATTTCAGTGACCACATATAACAAAGAATACCACTTTGCAAAAATACTTAGTAAAGAAACAAATGGATGGTTTCAGTCATCAAGTGAGAGAATTAGACTTCCAGAGTTCCTACCATACTCAGAATGTCTAGTTTTCAACAACAAGAAAGGCatacaaagaaacacaaaagtaCAGCCCTTTCAAAAAGGAAGAGCTGACAAAAACCATTCCTGAAGAAACCCAGACATTCATGGGACTTACTAGACAAAGATGTTAAATCAACCATCTTAAAATATGCTCAAAGAGCTAAAGGAAATCATGtacaaagaataaaaggaaactggGAAAAATGCTGTGTGAAGAAAACGAGTGTATCAATAGAGGCAGAAATGACAAAAAGGAGCCAAATACAAACTCTGTAGCTGAAAagtaaaaaactgaaatgaaaaattcactagagggGTTTACCAGCATTTTGAGccagcagaagaaagaatcagcaaatttgaaaataagTCAATTGAAATTACTGCAtctgaggagcaagaaaaaaaaaaagaatggaaaaaagtgAACAGAGCCTAAGGGACCTATGGAATACcataaaataaagtaatataatgcaagtcccagaaggagaaaagagaaagggatagAAAGAATAGTCATAGAAATTATGACCAAAAATTTCCCAAGTCTAGTGGAACACATGAGTCTACACCCAAGAAGTTCAGTGAACTTCAAGCAGGATAAACTGAAAGAGATAGATAATAATCAAATCCTCACCAATGAGAGACAGAGAATCTTGAAAGCACTGAGAGAGAAGTGATTCATCATATACAAAGGATCGTTAATAAGATTAATAGTCAACTTCTCATCAAAAGCCATGGAGATGAGAAGGCTGAGAGGtgacatattttaaattctgaaagaaaaaaaattctgtcaatCAAAAATTCTAAATCTGGCAAAACTATCTTTTAAGAATGAAGGAGAAACAAAAGCATTTCCAGATAACAGAAACTAAGGGAGTTCACTGCCATTAGACTtgccttacaagaaatgctaaaggagtCCTTCAGACTAAAGAGAAAGGACACAAGACAATAAACTGAAACTATGAAAAAATAGAGGACACTGGTAAAAGTAATTACAtagtgaagaagaaagaggagtaaGAAAGTGGAGTCACCACCACCTAAACTATATTGCTGGAGAGGCAAGCCACATGGAGGAGTCTTCAGGAGCCATTTAACAGCCGGGACTATATTGCAGAAGAAAGAAGTTACATGGATAAGACCTGTGATGCCATTTTGGACATCCAGCCCAGTAAAGCCTTCTTATGACTCTAGCCCCAGTTGCTGATCGCAAGAGAAAAATTACTAACAAACTTCAGTGGGAAAGTTAGGTATTAATTTAGAGATCAAGTAACTTAAATTCACACTTTATATCAGGCAATAATTCATAGTTTGAAACAATCAATTATGGATAAtctctattttatagaaataaaagtcagtatattataataatgaaaatcttctaaattaaaagcaaaaaaactaAGAAGAAAACATTGAGCCTgatgaaatgaaatatatatgagGATGGAGGGTCAATGAAACTCTCATTCATTCACTAACAGTGGAAGCATAAATTGGTATAACTTCTTAAATTGAATACATACACACTCTatgaaccagcaattccactcccaatgatatactcaagagaaatgcatATACGTGTGGACCAAAAGATGCACACAAGAACACTCATAACACCAAATGGAAAACaatcaaaatgtccatcaactggatGTATACACCATTGTAagtcatacaacagaatattataagaaaaattaaaatgaacaaacaacTCCTCCACacataacatggatgaatctcaaaaatataatctTTAGAGAAAGAAATAAGACACTAAATAAAACATATTGTATAATGCCATTTATATAGTTCAAAAATAGACAAAACTCACCTAAGATACAAGCTACCTTTGGGGAAGTGGGGAAGGGTACTGTCATGCCACTGACGCTCGGTTAAAATTCACTGAGCCGTAATGGTACACTCttctatatgtatacattttcctCCAGTATATATG
The DNA window shown above is from Cervus elaphus chromosome 6, mCerEla1.1, whole genome shotgun sequence and carries:
- the CXCL10 gene encoding C-X-C motif chemokine 10; the protein is MNKSGFLIFCLILLTLSQGIPLSRNTRCTCINISNGSVNPRSLEKLEVIPASQSCPRVEIIATMKKNGEKRCLNPESKTIKNLLKAINKQRTKRSPRTQKEA